Proteins encoded in a region of the Rhodococcus sp. SBT000017 genome:
- a CDS encoding ROK family protein, producing MKRHHQRLTVGIDVGGTSLRASVVDEDGQVLDSTAAPTPHTARALERGLDRAVQELAGRHDIAAVGLAVAGFIDSDRTTVLFAPHLPWVNTPVATEMSMRIGLPVLLEHDANSAAWAEYRFGAASGGRNVVMVAIGTGIGAALLIDGRIYRGSHGVAPELGHIQVVPDGRACPCGKRGCWERYCSGTALVDTAVELLAADPASSTTLAREVFLDPGSLTGRRIASAAHEGDSIARRTMEDFAQWLGVGLSMVSDVYDPDLIVLAGGVATSSSQFLARATDKYAELVTGAGHRPLARIRSTQLGEAAGMIGAAELARTVFVTGVR from the coding sequence ATGAAGCGGCACCACCAGCGGCTGACGGTAGGCATCGACGTGGGCGGGACGAGCCTGCGCGCGTCCGTCGTCGACGAGGACGGTCAGGTGCTCGATTCGACGGCCGCTCCTACCCCGCACACTGCTCGCGCGCTCGAACGCGGTCTCGACCGGGCCGTGCAGGAGCTGGCCGGGCGACACGACATCGCGGCCGTCGGGCTCGCCGTCGCCGGGTTCATCGACTCCGATCGCACGACGGTTCTCTTCGCCCCGCATCTGCCGTGGGTGAACACCCCCGTGGCGACGGAGATGAGCATGCGCATCGGTCTGCCGGTGCTGCTCGAGCACGACGCCAATTCTGCGGCGTGGGCCGAGTATCGCTTCGGAGCCGCGTCCGGGGGCCGCAATGTGGTGATGGTGGCCATCGGTACCGGAATCGGTGCGGCGCTGCTGATCGACGGCAGGATCTATCGGGGTAGCCACGGCGTGGCACCGGAACTCGGTCACATCCAGGTCGTGCCGGACGGCCGGGCATGCCCGTGCGGCAAGCGCGGTTGTTGGGAGCGGTACTGCAGCGGCACTGCTCTGGTGGATACCGCAGTCGAGTTGCTGGCGGCGGACCCGGCGTCGTCGACGACCCTGGCGCGTGAGGTGTTTCTCGACCCGGGTTCGCTGACCGGCCGCCGAATTGCCAGTGCTGCCCACGAGGGTGACTCGATCGCCCGCCGCACCATGGAAGACTTCGCGCAGTGGCTCGGAGTCGGGCTCTCGATGGTCAGCGACGTGTACGACCCCGATCTGATCGTGTTGGCCGGTGGAGTGGCGACGTCATCGAGTCAGTTCCTGGCCCGCGCGACCGACAAGTACGCGGAGCTGGTGACCGGTGCGGGGCATCGACCCCTCGCCCGAATCCGCAGTACTCAACTCGGTGAGGCAGCAGGCATGATCGGGGCCGCGGAGTTGGCCCGGACGGTGTTCGTCACCGGGGTTCGCTGA
- a CDS encoding 1-acyl-sn-glycerol-3-phosphate acyltransferase translates to MWYWLVKYIFVGPLLIALGRPTIEGAENIPTEGPVILASNHKAVLDSFYLPLKTPRRITFLAKSEYFTGPGLKGAFQKWFFTAVGQVPIDRTGADAAQDALNAGVRVIEAGKVLGIYPEGTRSPDARLYKGKTGMARLALQTGVQVIPVAMIGTEKMNPIGSRVWRPAKVTIRIGKPIDFSRFEGMAGNRFVERAVTDEVMYDLMLLSGQEYVDVYAASLKKTAPEAESAPTAQRIPDSKAS, encoded by the coding sequence ATGTGGTACTGGCTGGTTAAGTACATTTTCGTCGGCCCCCTTCTCATCGCCCTGGGTCGGCCCACGATCGAGGGTGCGGAGAACATCCCGACGGAGGGTCCGGTCATTCTGGCCAGCAACCACAAGGCCGTTCTCGATTCTTTCTATCTCCCGCTCAAGACGCCCAGGCGCATCACCTTCCTCGCCAAGAGCGAGTACTTCACCGGACCGGGCCTCAAGGGCGCGTTCCAGAAGTGGTTCTTCACCGCGGTCGGGCAGGTACCGATCGATCGCACCGGAGCCGACGCGGCACAGGACGCACTCAACGCAGGTGTGCGCGTGATCGAAGCAGGCAAGGTTCTCGGTATCTACCCCGAGGGCACGCGGTCACCCGACGCTCGGCTGTACAAGGGCAAGACCGGGATGGCGCGTCTGGCACTGCAGACCGGAGTCCAGGTGATTCCGGTCGCGATGATCGGTACCGAGAAGATGAACCCGATCGGTTCGCGCGTGTGGCGTCCGGCGAAGGTCACCATTCGGATCGGAAAGCCCATCGACTTCTCGCGCTTCGAAGGTATGGCCGGCAACCGTTTCGTTGAGCGCGCCGTCACCGACGAGGTGATGTACGACCTGATGTTGCTCTCCGGTCAGGAGTACGTGGACGTGTACGCCGCATCTCTGAAGAAGACTGCACCCGAAGCGGAGTCGGCTCCGACGGCGCAGCGCATCCCGGATTCCAAGGCCAGCTGA
- a CDS encoding glycosyltransferase 87 family protein gives MTSPDTNRPVAEASEPAAPTRRRWPSWAVASSRVLVLIGAVVGVLFHLNGFPGLRTIGEHYRLDLDVYRLGGQVFAEGGDLYGQLPPIATGTTLPFTYPPIAAAIFSPLSSVSLYAASIAVTVLSMLLLLVTVVVTLTSLGLRPRTLVWWSAGAVFAVAVLLLEPVTSTLNYGQINIVLMAFVALDCLPKKTPWPRGVLIGLVAAVKLTPAVFVLFFLLRKDFRAAVVSVLSFAVFTAIGFALTWSDSVKYWTETIVDSDRIGGPAYPPNQSITGVLARLGLDELPRSILWLALSVVVLAIAAVAIRKAFAAGETALALTINAMFGLLVSPVSWSHHWVWAIPFTVMLAVLGYRRRSALLATLVAVGLALMLYPPHWKLGEGRWSGLGWPLVDQFAASGYVWWALASIVALAAIGWTDRTDTTAGTRSAL, from the coding sequence GTGACTTCGCCCGACACCAACCGTCCGGTCGCCGAAGCATCGGAGCCTGCCGCGCCGACGCGACGCCGGTGGCCGAGTTGGGCGGTGGCGTCGAGCAGGGTCCTCGTCCTGATCGGTGCCGTCGTCGGTGTGCTGTTCCATCTCAACGGCTTTCCGGGTCTGCGCACGATCGGTGAGCATTACCGACTCGATCTGGACGTGTATCGACTCGGCGGTCAGGTGTTCGCCGAGGGCGGGGATCTCTACGGTCAGCTGCCACCGATCGCGACCGGTACGACGCTGCCGTTCACCTATCCCCCGATCGCCGCTGCGATCTTCAGCCCGCTGTCGTCGGTGTCGCTGTACGCCGCCTCGATCGCGGTCACCGTGCTGTCGATGCTCTTGCTGCTGGTGACCGTCGTGGTGACCCTCACCTCGCTGGGTCTGCGTCCCCGCACGCTCGTATGGTGGTCTGCCGGAGCGGTGTTCGCCGTGGCCGTGCTGCTGCTCGAGCCGGTCACCTCGACGCTGAACTACGGGCAGATCAACATCGTGCTGATGGCGTTCGTTGCACTGGATTGCCTGCCGAAGAAGACGCCGTGGCCCCGAGGCGTGCTGATCGGTCTCGTGGCCGCCGTCAAGCTCACACCCGCGGTGTTCGTTCTGTTCTTCTTGTTGCGCAAGGACTTTCGAGCTGCAGTGGTGTCGGTACTGAGTTTCGCGGTGTTCACCGCGATCGGTTTCGCGCTGACGTGGTCCGACTCGGTGAAGTACTGGACCGAGACGATCGTCGATTCCGACCGAATCGGCGGCCCGGCCTACCCGCCCAACCAGTCGATCACCGGAGTGCTCGCGCGGCTCGGATTGGACGAATTGCCCCGGTCGATCCTGTGGCTCGCGTTGTCGGTGGTGGTACTCGCCATTGCGGCGGTGGCGATACGAAAAGCGTTCGCCGCAGGCGAGACTGCGCTCGCGCTGACGATCAACGCCATGTTCGGTCTGCTGGTGTCGCCGGTCTCGTGGTCACACCACTGGGTGTGGGCCATCCCGTTCACCGTGATGCTCGCCGTCCTCGGCTACCGCCGCCGCAGTGCGCTGCTGGCGACTCTGGTGGCCGTCGGGCTGGCGTTGATGCTCTATCCGCCGCACTGGAAGCTCGGCGAAGGCCGGTGGAGCGGTCTCGGCTGGCCGCTCGTGGACCAGTTCGCAGCCTCGGGCTACGTGTGGTGGGCGCTCGCGTCTATCGTCGCGCTGGCCGCGATCGGGTGGACCGACCGAACCGATACGACAGCCGGCACCCGTTCCGCACTCTGA
- a CDS encoding polyadenylate-specific 3'-exoribonuclease AS, producing the protein MRYFYDTEFIEDGRTIELVSIGVVSEDGREFYAVSSEFDPERAGRWVRRNVLPKLPPYSSPLWMSRSRIRDELLEFLVPHYGAEVELWAWVAAYDHVALCQLWGSMTELPRSLPRFTRELRQHWEDRGSPELPSVPDDAHDALADARHNLAKFRAIEEYSYRG; encoded by the coding sequence GTGCGCTACTTCTACGACACAGAGTTCATCGAGGATGGTCGCACAATCGAGTTGGTCTCGATCGGTGTGGTGTCGGAGGACGGTCGCGAGTTCTATGCGGTGTCCTCCGAGTTCGATCCCGAGCGCGCCGGCCGCTGGGTTCGACGCAACGTGCTTCCCAAGCTGCCACCGTACTCGTCGCCGCTGTGGATGAGCCGGTCGCGAATCCGGGACGAACTGCTCGAATTTCTCGTTCCGCACTACGGTGCCGAGGTCGAACTGTGGGCGTGGGTGGCGGCGTACGACCACGTGGCGCTCTGCCAGCTGTGGGGCTCGATGACCGAATTGCCGCGTTCGTTGCCGCGGTTCACCCGTGAGCTGCGCCAGCACTGGGAGGATCGCGGCAGTCCCGAGCTGCCGTCGGTGCCGGACGACGCTCACGACGCCCTCGCCGACGCGCGGCACAATCTGGCGAAGTTCCGGGCGATCGAGGAGTACTCGTACCGCGGGTGA
- a CDS encoding class II 3-deoxy-7-phosphoheptulonate synthase, whose protein sequence is MNWTVDVPIDRLPDLPPLSPTLRSRLDDALAKPAAQQPQWDPEHAADMRKVLESVPPITVAGEVEALSDKLAAVARGEAFLLQGGDCAETFVDNTEPHIKGNIRTLLQMAVVLTYGASMPVVKVARIAGQYAKPRSSNIDALGLQSYRGDMINSLVADESVRGHDPSRLVRAYANASAAMNLVRALTGAGMADLHKVHDWNREFVAQSPAGARYEALAGEIDRGLRFMDACGVSDPNLHTAQIFASHEALVLDYERAMLRLDNTDDHPKLYDLSAHFLWIGDRTRQLDGAHIALAELISNPIGLKIGPTTTPEMAVEYVERLDPTNKPGRLTLISRMGNGKVRDILPAIIEKVQATGHQVIWQCDPMHGNTHEASTGYKTRHFDRIVDEVQGFFEVHNGLGTHPGGIHVELTGDNVTECLGGAQDISDLDLAGRYETACDPRLNTQQSIELAFLVAEMLRD, encoded by the coding sequence GTGAACTGGACTGTCGACGTACCCATCGATCGCTTGCCCGACCTGCCGCCGTTGTCACCGACGTTGCGCTCTCGATTGGACGACGCGTTGGCCAAGCCGGCTGCGCAGCAACCGCAGTGGGATCCCGAGCATGCTGCCGACATGCGCAAGGTGCTCGAGAGCGTTCCGCCGATCACCGTCGCCGGTGAGGTGGAGGCGTTGTCGGACAAGCTCGCCGCCGTCGCTCGCGGTGAGGCCTTCCTGCTGCAGGGTGGCGATTGCGCCGAGACGTTCGTCGACAACACCGAGCCGCACATCAAGGGCAACATCCGCACGCTGCTGCAGATGGCGGTGGTGCTCACCTACGGCGCGAGCATGCCGGTGGTCAAGGTCGCCCGTATCGCCGGGCAGTACGCCAAGCCGCGTTCGTCGAACATCGACGCGCTCGGTCTGCAGTCCTACCGCGGCGACATGATCAACTCCCTCGTCGCCGACGAGAGCGTCCGCGGCCACGATCCGTCGCGACTGGTGCGCGCCTACGCCAATGCAAGCGCGGCGATGAACCTGGTCCGCGCACTGACCGGTGCCGGTATGGCGGATCTGCACAAGGTGCACGACTGGAACCGCGAGTTCGTCGCGCAGTCGCCCGCCGGTGCCCGCTACGAGGCGCTCGCGGGGGAGATCGATCGCGGACTGCGCTTCATGGATGCCTGCGGCGTCTCGGACCCCAACCTGCACACCGCGCAGATCTTCGCCAGTCACGAAGCACTCGTGCTCGACTACGAGCGTGCGATGCTGCGCCTGGACAACACCGACGATCACCCCAAGCTGTACGACCTGTCCGCACATTTCCTGTGGATCGGCGACCGCACTCGCCAGCTCGACGGGGCGCACATCGCGCTGGCCGAGCTGATCTCCAACCCGATCGGTCTCAAGATCGGGCCCACGACCACGCCCGAGATGGCCGTCGAGTACGTCGAGCGCCTCGACCCGACCAACAAGCCGGGACGTCTGACGCTGATCTCACGCATGGGCAACGGCAAGGTGCGCGACATCCTGCCCGCCATCATCGAGAAGGTTCAGGCCACCGGCCACCAGGTCATCTGGCAGTGCGATCCGATGCACGGCAACACTCACGAGGCGTCGACCGGTTACAAGACGCGGCACTTCGACCGCATCGTCGACGAGGTGCAGGGATTCTTCGAGGTGCACAACGGCCTCGGAACGCATCCGGGCGGAATTCACGTCGAATTGACCGGCGACAACGTCACCGAGTGCCTCGGCGGTGCCCAGGACATCTCGGACCTCGACCTCGCCGGTCGGTACGAGACCGCCTGCGACCCGCGCCTGAACACGCAGCAGAGCATCGAACTGGCGTTCCTCGTTGCCGAGATGCTCCGCGACTGA
- the pknB gene encoding Stk1 family PASTA domain-containing Ser/Thr kinase, whose product MLDRRYRIDAPIARGGMSTVYRGLDTRLDRPVAVKIMDPKFAEDPQFVQRFEFEARAVARLSHPGLVAVYDHGRDGEHAFLVMELVEGGTLRELLRERGPMPPHAAAAVIRPVLDALAVAHRAGLVHRDIKPENILISDDGDVKIADFGLVRAIAASTVTSSSVILGTAAYLSPEQVTTGSASASSDVYGVGVVLFELLTGRTPFTGDTSLSIAYQRIDNDVPLPSTLIAGVPPQFDEVVQRATVRAPEHRYRNADDMARALRAAASALALPEYRVPAPKRSAEHLSSAAAGAPTTVAGNRPPSARTQVVDTSPPPPPQHGVQHTRVVTSPTSRGVDDRQEPFDAPPAGPPPTGRRHYEFPDFDADQQRSRRAIVIWLLVVALLAVLVGLGGWWMGSGRYTAVPMVDGLDTTGATSAVEAAGLEAAVRGTYSDSVDTDLLIGTDPTGGSRIAKGDTVSLLVSLGRPTVPSIDADASVEDMEQQLRDRTFTPVDGGEAFSTSAPIGGVAALDPPPGTVLSTGTAVTVLRSKGAPPVEVPDVRGQSVDQARTTLESVGITVGEVRESFDEDTDGGKAIGSTPEAGQTVRSGSTAVLEVSNAVTVPSLLGRSVGSARTTLETLGLTIDVRQVVDTDGSLVITQSPGAGSRVEPGSEVMVVSLP is encoded by the coding sequence ATGCTCGATCGTCGATACCGAATAGACGCACCGATCGCGCGCGGCGGTATGTCGACGGTCTACCGCGGACTCGACACCAGGCTCGACCGCCCCGTAGCGGTGAAGATCATGGACCCGAAGTTCGCCGAGGACCCGCAGTTCGTCCAGCGCTTCGAGTTCGAGGCGCGGGCCGTGGCCAGGCTCAGCCACCCGGGCCTCGTCGCCGTCTACGACCACGGGCGCGACGGCGAACACGCCTTCCTCGTCATGGAACTCGTCGAGGGCGGAACGCTGCGCGAACTGCTGCGCGAGCGTGGACCGATGCCGCCGCACGCTGCAGCGGCCGTCATCCGGCCGGTTCTCGACGCACTCGCCGTCGCCCATCGAGCCGGTCTGGTGCATCGCGACATCAAGCCCGAGAACATTCTGATCAGCGACGACGGCGACGTGAAGATCGCCGACTTCGGCCTCGTCCGAGCCATCGCGGCCTCCACCGTGACATCGAGCAGTGTGATTCTGGGCACCGCCGCATACCTGTCTCCCGAGCAGGTCACCACCGGATCCGCGTCCGCGAGCAGCGACGTCTACGGCGTCGGTGTCGTGCTGTTCGAGCTGCTGACCGGACGCACACCGTTCACCGGCGACACCTCACTGTCCATCGCCTACCAGCGCATCGACAACGACGTACCGCTCCCCTCCACCCTCATCGCCGGCGTCCCCCCGCAGTTCGACGAGGTGGTCCAGCGCGCCACCGTCCGCGCCCCGGAACACCGGTACCGCAATGCCGACGACATGGCCCGCGCCCTGCGCGCTGCCGCGTCGGCGCTCGCGTTGCCCGAGTACCGAGTGCCCGCACCCAAGCGCTCGGCCGAGCACCTGAGCTCGGCCGCAGCCGGAGCGCCGACGACGGTTGCAGGCAACCGTCCGCCGTCCGCTCGCACCCAGGTCGTGGACACTTCGCCGCCCCCGCCCCCACAACACGGGGTGCAGCACACCCGAGTGGTCACCTCGCCCACGTCCCGAGGCGTCGACGACCGCCAGGAACCGTTCGATGCGCCGCCCGCCGGACCACCCCCGACCGGCCGACGGCACTACGAATTCCCCGACTTCGACGCCGATCAGCAACGCTCGCGCCGAGCGATCGTCATCTGGCTCCTCGTCGTCGCCCTGCTCGCCGTACTCGTCGGGCTCGGCGGATGGTGGATGGGCTCGGGTCGTTACACAGCCGTCCCGATGGTGGACGGACTCGACACCACCGGTGCCACCAGCGCTGTGGAAGCCGCCGGTCTCGAGGCCGCGGTGCGCGGAACCTACTCCGACTCGGTGGACACCGACCTACTCATCGGCACCGATCCCACCGGCGGATCGCGAATCGCCAAGGGCGACACGGTGTCTCTCTTGGTATCGCTGGGTCGCCCCACCGTTCCGTCCATCGACGCGGACGCATCCGTCGAAGACATGGAACAACAATTGCGAGACCGGACTTTCACACCCGTCGACGGCGGCGAGGCCTTCAGCACCTCCGCACCGATCGGCGGAGTCGCAGCACTTGACCCACCGCCCGGCACCGTGCTGTCGACCGGTACCGCGGTCACGGTGCTGCGCAGCAAGGGAGCACCTCCGGTCGAAGTTCCCGACGTACGCGGGCAGAGCGTCGACCAGGCCCGAACGACGCTGGAATCGGTTGGCATCACCGTCGGCGAGGTTCGGGAGTCCTTCGACGAGGACACCGACGGCGGCAAGGCGATCGGATCGACGCCCGAAGCCGGACAGACCGTACGATCCGGGTCCACCGCGGTGCTCGAGGTGTCCAACGCCGTCACCGTGCCGTCGCTGCTGGGCCGGTCGGTCGGGTCGGCCCGGACCACCCTCGAGACGTTGGGCCTGACGATCGACGTCCGTCAGGTGGTGGACACCGACGGGTCTCTGGTCATCACCCAGAGCCCCGGAGCCGGTTCTCGGGTGGAACCGGGCTCCGAGGTCATGGTCGTCTCACTGCCCTGA
- a CDS encoding Rv2175c family DNA-binding protein has product MSAIPYADDVLDPSESVLQFADVAKILDIPKTRVEQLVRDRQLLALKRSRVPVVPEQFLDTSKGTIVKGLPGLLAVLHDGGYEDEEILRWLFTEDESLPGAPVAALHGDLMREVIRRAQAMAF; this is encoded by the coding sequence GTGAGTGCCATTCCCTATGCCGACGACGTGCTCGATCCGTCGGAGTCTGTGCTGCAGTTCGCCGATGTCGCGAAGATCCTCGACATCCCCAAGACCCGCGTCGAACAGCTCGTTCGAGATCGCCAGTTGCTCGCCCTGAAGCGTTCGCGCGTGCCCGTCGTGCCGGAGCAGTTCCTGGATACGAGCAAGGGCACCATCGTCAAGGGGCTGCCCGGCCTGCTGGCCGTGCTGCACGACGGAGGGTACGAGGACGAGGAGATCCTGCGGTGGCTGTTCACCGAGGACGAGAGCCTGCCCGGTGCACCCGTCGCCGCTCTGCACGGCGACCTGATGCGCGAAGTGATCAGGCGCGCACAGGCGATGGCCTTCTAG
- a CDS encoding phytoene/squalene synthase family protein translates to MRELDGIDPELHEAYRICRELNAQHGKTYFLATRLLPTDKRAGVHALYGFARMVDDIVDLEGTDIAVGSDELNARRIVELDVIESRVRDALAGKPLSDSVSDQVLSALCDTVARYDIPHDYFFAFMYSMRMDIPGSPMFVSRYRTMEQLREYMYGSAAVIGLQMLPILGTVVERSEAEPPAAALGEAFQLTNFIRDMGEDLDRDRIYLPTDELAAFGVDEELLRWCRTTGNVDARVTRALAHLIAVTRSIYRTSDAGIEMLDPRVRPSMRTASILYGRILAEVESQGYRVLSQRATVPQWTRARVALPQFAVTGWKRATVR, encoded by the coding sequence ATGAGAGAACTGGACGGTATCGATCCGGAGCTGCACGAGGCTTACCGCATCTGTCGTGAACTCAACGCTCAGCACGGCAAGACGTACTTCCTCGCCACTCGCCTGCTCCCCACCGACAAGCGCGCCGGCGTGCACGCGCTGTACGGGTTCGCCAGGATGGTCGACGACATCGTCGACCTCGAGGGCACCGACATCGCCGTGGGATCGGACGAGCTCAACGCCCGTCGCATCGTCGAACTCGACGTGATCGAATCCCGGGTGCGCGACGCCTTGGCGGGAAAACCATTGTCCGACAGCGTGTCCGATCAGGTATTGAGCGCATTGTGCGACACCGTGGCGCGCTACGACATTCCGCACGACTATTTCTTCGCGTTCATGTACTCGATGCGCATGGACATTCCGGGGAGCCCGATGTTCGTCTCGCGCTACCGCACGATGGAGCAGTTGCGCGAGTACATGTACGGCTCCGCTGCGGTGATCGGACTGCAGATGTTGCCGATCCTGGGAACGGTCGTCGAGCGGTCCGAGGCCGAGCCCCCCGCCGCAGCCCTGGGCGAGGCGTTCCAGCTCACCAACTTCATCCGCGACATGGGTGAGGACCTCGACCGCGACCGCATCTATCTGCCCACCGACGAACTCGCGGCGTTCGGCGTCGACGAAGAACTACTCCGGTGGTGCCGCACCACGGGGAACGTCGACGCCCGGGTCACCCGCGCCCTCGCACACCTGATCGCCGTCACCCGCTCGATCTACCGCACGTCCGATGCAGGCATCGAGATGCTGGATCCGCGAGTGCGACCGTCGATGCGCACGGCGTCGATCCTGTACGGCCGCATACTCGCAGAGGTCGAGTCACAGGGTTACCGGGTGCTCTCCCAGCGGGCGACGGTGCCGCAGTGGACCCGAGCGCGCGTCGCGCTTCCGCAGTTCGCCGTCACCGGCTGGAAGCGCGCGACGGTTCGCTAG
- a CDS encoding alpha-(1->6)-mannopyranosyltransferase A, translating into MSSISSHSTSEDRSSDGDPPSSASRRPSRLTATGNFLRSPEGKAALLGVVGAVCIVFGGFGAGSVRRRDPLLEEMHLSWLRFGHGFVLSTIIVWVGVLLMITAWVRLGRATLHGRTTVGELRWIVPAWTAPLLLSVPMFSRDAYSYLAQGALLRDGFDPYAVGPVANPGVLLDNVSNVWTTTTAPYGPLFLLLARGITSLTGDNVIAGTMLLRLTMLPGLALMMWAVPRLAKHLGGRATTAVWLAVLNPLVLIHLIGGVHNELLMVGLMTAGIVLTLEHRHVGGIALVAIAVAIKATAGLALPFLVWIWMLHLREKARAEGRTPMSPGLAFIKTAGIGAAVFVAVFVVASVIAGVGIGWLTALSGSAKIINWLSLPTILAHLVTVSTSWFLDLRLGPVLDVTRLLCAIALVVVLAAAWWLGRRSERDAVKGILIALVATVVLSPAALPWYYSWPLAIAAGFALSRTTLMILTGLSTWLMLVFQPDGSIGLYTFGHVALAIFAAVVAALALTRVDPLRLRSDRSREHRAVPNAPKTPATEPTGDESTS; encoded by the coding sequence ATGTCTTCGATCTCGTCGCACTCCACCTCCGAGGATCGATCGTCGGACGGCGACCCCCCGTCCTCGGCTTCGCGACGACCGTCGAGACTGACCGCAACGGGCAATTTCCTGCGCAGTCCCGAGGGCAAGGCCGCACTGCTCGGTGTGGTCGGTGCCGTCTGCATCGTGTTCGGCGGATTCGGTGCGGGCAGCGTGCGCCGACGCGATCCGTTGCTCGAGGAGATGCACTTGTCGTGGCTGCGATTCGGCCACGGATTCGTACTCTCGACCATCATCGTCTGGGTCGGCGTACTGCTGATGATCACCGCCTGGGTTCGGCTCGGACGCGCGACCCTGCACGGCCGCACCACGGTTGGCGAACTGCGCTGGATCGTCCCGGCATGGACCGCACCACTGCTGCTGTCGGTGCCGATGTTCAGCCGCGACGCGTACTCCTACCTGGCGCAGGGCGCTCTGCTCCGCGACGGATTCGACCCGTATGCCGTTGGCCCCGTTGCCAATCCGGGAGTTCTACTCGACAACGTCAGCAATGTGTGGACCACGACCACTGCGCCGTACGGTCCGTTGTTCCTACTGCTCGCTCGCGGAATCACCAGCCTCACCGGTGACAACGTCATCGCCGGAACCATGCTGCTGCGCCTGACGATGTTGCCCGGTCTGGCCCTGATGATGTGGGCGGTTCCGCGGCTGGCGAAGCACCTCGGCGGCCGAGCGACCACCGCGGTGTGGCTCGCCGTACTCAACCCTCTGGTTCTGATCCACCTGATCGGCGGAGTGCACAACGAGTTGCTCATGGTGGGCCTGATGACCGCGGGGATCGTGCTGACGCTCGAACATCGACACGTGGGCGGCATTGCACTGGTTGCGATCGCGGTGGCGATCAAGGCCACAGCAGGCCTGGCGCTGCCTTTCCTGGTGTGGATCTGGATGCTCCATCTGCGCGAGAAGGCGCGGGCGGAGGGTCGGACGCCGATGTCGCCCGGCCTCGCATTCATCAAGACCGCAGGTATCGGTGCCGCCGTCTTCGTCGCCGTGTTCGTCGTGGCATCGGTGATCGCCGGAGTCGGAATCGGTTGGCTGACGGCGCTTTCCGGATCGGCCAAGATCATCAATTGGCTCTCGCTGCCCACGATCCTGGCGCACCTGGTGACCGTCAGCACCTCGTGGTTCCTCGATCTTCGCCTCGGACCCGTTCTGGATGTCACCCGTCTGCTGTGCGCGATCGCACTGGTGGTCGTTCTTGCGGCGGCCTGGTGGTTGGGCCGCAGATCCGAACGCGATGCGGTCAAGGGCATCCTGATCGCCCTGGTCGCCACCGTCGTCCTCTCCCCCGCAGCCCTGCCCTGGTACTACTCGTGGCCACTGGCGATCGCCGCAGGCTTCGCACTCTCGCGCACGACCCTGATGATTTTGACGGGGCTGTCGACGTGGCTCATGCTCGTCTTCCAACCCGACGGATCGATCGGCCTGTACACGTTCGGACACGTCGCACTGGCGATCTTCGCCGCGGTCGTCGCAGCTCTGGCTCTGACGCGCGTCGATCCGCTGCGTTTACGATCGGACCGATCCAGGGAACACCGTGCCGTGCCGAACGCACCCAAGACCCCAGCAACGGAACCGACCGGAGACGAATCCACGTCATGA